DNA from Branchiostoma lanceolatum isolate klBraLanc5 chromosome 6, klBraLanc5.hap2, whole genome shotgun sequence:
taatcctgtacacttccaagaacacatgggacacatttttacacaacaacatttctggattaagattcccaggctggcatttcattagggctccaggaattactggcaaattcctttatgactggtgttcctggtattccagtgggactcgaattccatcctggcattccatcctgggattccatcctggcattccatcctgggattccatcctggcattccatcctggcattccatcctggcattccatcctggcattccatctttagctaacatccctggctattcacgctctagaggacttagttctatagttcagggaacataagtgtacaagctgttgcatggtgtacatatatgctgtgtctgttggtaagtggactatgatgttaaaatttgtgtagatttggcttaacatgttgttcatgtaaacagcagtcctatcagagtagaatagtcattttgtatggtgggaacccggtccatgggctgttttcagttgtcatgatcaggctgtgatgaaatcgatgttcgttctggcaatGGGGTGTGTCTGttagaatctagtggaactgtcgctgtctgtgtgtgtgcgtgtgactgtctgtgtgtgtgtgtgtctatgtgtgtgtgtatttgtccagtagaacaggtacccgtcagccctTTACGtaagaaatcctgtatgaacagcaccacctatcactgtgccctaagcagggtacagtaaaaatgaaaacaacaaccaccgtcgctatggcaatgtctttttatcattgccagtcttgttttgTACTTCTGTTAAGTTTCCTGTTCAGTTCTGAAGTGTCTCTGAATGCTTTACAGTGTCCACTTTCCAGTTTGCTACTACTGTAAAAGATctcatttgttcattcttttCTCTGGATGATTCAAAATAAACGGCAGGGCAGTTGCACTCAGCTAGGGAAGATTCCCGGATAAGCGTTCAGCCTCAGGAATCCAGGATGAATGTACACGTaacattttcatctgtgtttagCCCCAGTGTCTGTTGCAATGCACCATATAATGCTGTTTCAGAGTAGCCACTTCCGAGTTACTGCTGCTTCAAGCGGTCAGAAATgtctactctacaagcagaggttgatgaaGAGGATTGTGACTTTTTATCCTATGCCCCTTATTTTGGTGGAGAGAGCTGACAAAAAATGGGGCATAGgctaaaaaggtcacaatcttccccaccaacctctgcttggagtgtatgAAATGTCAAGCACTGCAGACCACGAGACTGTGAACTTCAACCCACAGTCTTTCTCTTCAGGGGTGTCATCTACCAGACTAGGTGTCAGGGAATTACTAACCGTTCCCTGTAGTGAATCTTACATCAAAGAAATGGACGTTTCGTTAAAAACAGTTTCGTAGAACATAGGTGACCTAGTTCTTAGTCATCAGAGGTTTCACAGCATATATACATTGAGCGTCCGGGTCAGTTTCATTGGAGTGTGTCAATATTCTGGATACCAAACAGGACTACTTTGTAAGAGGAGTATAGGAGACTATTTACATCAGGGCACATCTCTCAACTGGAACGGGGTGATATTAGAACACTGCAGCCATCCCACGGGGTGACGTCACAACAATCCAGCCATCACtaaacagagacggagggcgttATATACTTCTTGACATGTTTGatcaattgctgacgtcacgtatccgtaaaggCACGTGCCTGTAAGATCCTGTAACTCTCGCACGTCTACGTTCGGAAGAGATTGGATTGGTCATAATTGATCCTGAAgcaaggcgacagtggtcgttgagaATTTGATCCACATATACCTTTGAGTTAGAAAAAAGTTAACCATTGTACTATCATTACTAGCAAGTAGCAACTATCATAAGTGCCAAAATAAATGGGTTACATTTACATAGTCATTACAacgtcgcttatgcatgactgtgtgatttgccatgtaaaaaccgttttttttctagttattgtatataagtactggttagttctgctagttcactttagtgatgctgaagaagagtgatggatgtcactcgaaacgtctggaaacaaatctccgaatttttatccagttgtagagtttgaatccTCTTTATATATTCCCCTAAGATCTTCTATCTCTTGTTTACTATGATATACGGTAAAGGTGAGTTTATCCGGAGTGATCATTGCTGAGTACACACTGAATACATacatgtcaacaaatttgtctgATAAAAGTTAGAATTGAAGAGCCACAAGGTGTAAAGTATGaaaaactttgacatttttaatattttgatgataatgatatcagTAAGCAATGTTGAAATGCCTTTTAGCCTGGCCATTTCATATTTGTTCTTCACTTCATACAAACATTTTTGCTAAAACACCATCCAATAGTGCTGTATTCCACTCGAAAGTACAAGTGACCAGTTATTTAGGCAACAGGGGTCAAAATCGACTTAAACGTATTGAGTATTCGAAGTCGAGCGTGAGTCTGCACCACCGAGCTTCTTCTCACACCAGGCGTCGAACGCGTCACTCTCCTCCGAAGAGAAAGTGTTCTTCCAGTCTCCAACTCCAGGCTGCAAGTTCAGACGAAAAACATGAGgaaatctttgaaataaaacacGACAGGAACAACTTCTGTCAGTATGAGATATCTTCGTGTTGTCATAGCAAAAGAGTACTACTCAGTGCTTGAATCAGAAAAATAactttgaatgataaaattgcCCTGGCATCTATGCTGTTTTCTCAGATAATATATCcgatatattttcttttttcctcGAGCGCATGTTGATCGTATAGTCATTTGGTAGGACTCTAGAGATGTttgaataagaaaaatgacGTAGGTTTGCTCTGTTTTGTCAGTGATATCTTTTCTGGGTATTTTTTGCGTACATTCTATAgccgtttctttttttttattcaagtgagAAAACATTACAGACGTAGTGGTGGGAACTCAAGCTGACAAACTTATATTAGCGCCACCACTAAACATATATAGAAAAGACATAAAGTGAAACATGTACGAATATAAAATTGGAACAAAACACGTATAGCCGTTTGGTTTGACGCAAATGTTCACGACAGCTGCTTCGAATCGTTTCGCCTCTTCTCTGAGGGCAATGGATTCGACCCCTACCTTTCCTGGCTATGTGCCTGCTCTCAGCCGCCGCGGCATTGTCCAGGTCTGGCTTCATGTTGTTGAAAGTGCTGGCCTCTGCGATGCTTTTTACGGTCGACTCGTCCAGATCAACCCCCAGGAAAGTCACGATGGTCTTCACAGCACTCAGCAGATCCTGTAAGGGTACAATAAGTGCGTCTTCTCATGCACAAAACCAAAGATAGTTCCATACGAACATCAAGCCAACTAATGACTCTGATATTCCCACGTTGAACATGACTATTACTCAGAGAGCGAGGAGAACGTTTCATTCACGCAAACCTCTATTCTGTCAACGAGTAACAAAATGCGAATTGGCATGGAGTTTATATGGGATAGGTTGTCGCATCTGTGTTGGTTAATAAACGCATGTCGCTTGCTTGACATTTGGTTGGTTTGCCTGCGGAACATTGTGCTGATCAAGGAAATAAACAGAACGACATGAAACATCGGCATTATAAAACAAGGCCAACTGTCACATAGCTTAAACGTATTGTAAACCATCCCATGCCTATGTGACTTGTAGTAATGGACTACAACGCTCCTTGCGCTAACATAGGGAAGAGTTATCGTAGTAAAGTATATaatattgtgtgttttgtggtaaTAGCTCTGGTTTAGCTTaacttatcactttcgtctaccatgtatgtttaatcTATGTGTTATTGCATATATTTCACtatatatgtcacttacatgttagttaggtttatgttagacgacctgtatctagcccctcggggcacaaatgtacaataaaggtcttaattcattcattcattcattcattcattcattcattcattcattttcttcttgACAAATTGCCTGATGCCAGATAAGTTGTTTATAAACCTTGAGTGTTGAAGTAATGTAAATAGGGGCCATTGTGAATTGAATTGTACTGGAGTAGCATCTagtaccctgggagccagactgttatcgggccttttagccggttccttcggCGCCCAAAACAGGCGACCTTTAACATCACTTTAGTTACATTACAAGCAACCCTAATGTCAGCCGACATGTTTACGAGTTTAAACGAAGCTTTATTGGGTTTATTGAACCTTCGAACTTTGTTATCGGCTGGCGGATGACGTAATGCCGACACCAGCAGCGGGATGTTTGTCCAGACCTGTGTTTGTTCAAGTCACGCGCACAAAGCTCACACGGAGACCCGTGAACAGCAGCAGTTTTACAGACGTTCTCCTCGCAGCAGTCCGCAATGTTGAGGGTCTGTGAGAAACTCCGTGAGGCGGACGCGAAGGGCAGGAGGTACGGACTAGCCCGTGCGGAGACAGGCTACCTCCGTGCCCTGGTGGACGCCATGGCGGACATGGACAGACTGGCCGAAGTGGAGCTGCTCAAAAGTCTGGGTGACGTGAACTTGGAGAAGGGAAGACTCGGGAAAGACGTAGGGACGTTCAACAGGGCCTTGGCGCTTTACATGGCTGCTGTGGTCCGGTGTGACCATCgggagcagggagaaggtatAGAACACCGATATGAATATGCGGAGAAACTTTTACAAGGGGTGCCGTCAAACGGGTCACAGGGTAAGGAACAGTCAACTGACGACAAAGAGACGACTACGCCTGAAACTGTGGCGGAAAGGTTCCAAGACCTGGACAAGAAATGGGCTGCCGGTGGTGACCCGGACTCTGTGATAGTTGGATACGCACAGCTGATGGTAGAGGGAATAGTAAAGGACAGCAGCACGTTAGAAGTAGAGGCGGTGAAAAGTCTCGGTGACGTGTACCTAAAAAGAGGAGGAGAAGCTGGAGACACTAGAGACATTACCAAAGCTACTGCACTATACAATAAGGCATTGGCGAGATGTCACGACGTACAGGGGACAGTTGCGATCGTCCACCGGTTACTGCACACCGTAAAAATCAGGCAAGATAtcaacactgcaaaaatcaagGCATGCGATCTATTCTGATTTCTGACATATGAAAGATTGTGGAACAGACTTTTTGCTTAAAACATTTCAACTTCTTAATTTGAGTGATGCACCTTGTACCTTATTACTATTTCTTACTTACTTCTTATCTTCTCGGACAGATTGGTTCTAGAAATTGTGAATGTATTTTTATAATGTTTGGTATGAGAGTGTGCAAAGGTCTTGGCCAAAGGACGAAATGTTGCCTATTATGTTCATGTCGTCAACAATGCCTAAATCAACAACGAGTCATGTCACACTTAACTACCATTTTTGAGATGTCCTTCTACCGGTCATGTGAGGTCCTTTACCTTTGACCAATCGATTGCCCACCTGCTAGTCATTCATGGCTTCTTATATCGGTTCTCTAGAGGTCAGCACGTACGCAGCGACAACAAGACGTGAGAGGACGGAACGGCCACTTCCTTCCATTCTCAGCTGTAGAAAAGCGCCACCTGCAAATGTAAGGACAGGGGTGCTTTGTAATTCCTATTTGCTGTGCCTCCTCTCGATTTTAGTCAGCATAACAGGTAAGTTTCAGGCTGTGTAATGTATGCCAATGAGACCAAGTAAGACGTACATTTGTGTGGAATCAGGGTCGAAGAAATGTTCCTTATGATTGacaaaatcatgatttttttttactttccgcTTTTTTATTGGCAACCTTCAAACTGATAAAACACATTCTGTGCCATAGTGAGCAATTGTACATATAGCAGTCACGTTTTCTTTTATGCATGTATCAAACAGAGGCGAACCATGATGTACGAAGAAATGTCGAACATGCGGCTGAAAAAAGTAACATGCAATGTATAGGTCTTATTTTAGACTTTATTATAGACTTTATGTTATTTGTCTTAAGCTCTTTGGGAGTGAAGACAAAATAACTTGTACAGAATGCATAGAATATCTGTCAAGTTAACAGTGACACGAAGTACATCTACCTTGCCTTGTTGAAAATATTTAGTGTTGCCTTTGGTAAGTCAAGTTAACATTCAACCAGGTTTGCGTATTGTCTTGTTCAGTTCCTACCGCAGGTATATCCTGACGGCAGACCGTGAGTTTGGAAAAGGAGACCTGGACGCAGCAGAGCAGAACTTAGCAGCCGCCCTGAAGCTTGTTCACGGTCTGTTGATAACTTTGAGTCGTATATCATATTTACAACTTGAATATCTCCATGATTCAATACCAATAAAAATGATATAGTTTCCCCTATCTCGTGCAATGCCTAATTTGGCTTGAGTTTGATCAAATATATTCTAAGCCTTGGCACCTTGACTTGAAAATGTAGCTGTCCCTTTGTGTAACATTTCTCTCCACCCAATCCTTGTTGAAAAACATAGTTTGACTACTTAAGCATACCCAATTGAAATAAATACAGAAGATAAATGCAGCAGTTTGATCCTGTTGCTCTATCTGCAGATCCAAGCAACCCCGACAAGGCTAAAGAAGCCGACTGTCTGTGCAGGTTGGGGGATGTCTACGTCGAGCGAGGCAAGCGGACGGGAGAAGGTAGGACATTCACACAGGCCGCAGCTCTGTATAACGCTTCCATGGCTCGGACCGATCAGGACAGACAAAACACCATAGCAAGGCTGCAAGAAACAGAAAGGGCGTTTCTTATGAACACCTGTAACCTGGATTGTGAACCGTGTCCGTACAGCAGCATAATAGATCACATGCAAGAACTGAAAAACACGCGCGTCCGTGTGAAATCTCAGCTAGACAAAATTCATCAGGAACACAACCCTTATCAGTATGATGAAGACGATCCCGTCGTGAGAGAAGTAGAGATCAAACGAGGTGAAGCAATAAAGAACTTGTTCAAGGGTATCACAGTTCACAGACAAGGGTTCATCCAAGTGCTGACGGATGAATGTATTGGAAAACTCGGTCCTCTTCCGTGTAGGAACGCTTTCATCGGGTTGGGGTCACAAGCCACAGGACTGGTCACGCCGTACTCCGACCTGGAGTTCGCCATTCTGATTGAGGAAGGGAAGGACGATGATGATACACGGAGGTACTACCTAAACCTCACACACTACTTACATCTCAAAGTTATCAACCTTGGAGAAACCATCCTCCCGGCCATGGCCATCCCGTCACTCAACGACTTCCTCTCGGAAGACCCAGAGAAAGACTGGTTTTTCGACTCCGTAACACCTCGCGGCTTCGCATTCGACGGCTTCATGCCATGGGCTTCTAAGACTCCTTTTGGAAGAGACGAGACTAAAAGCAAACGTTCTGTTAGTCTCATCCAGACTCCTGCCAAGTTGGCGGAATATCAACATCTGCACATCGCCGTGGCGGAAGGCTATCACCTGTCAGACATCCTCAGACGGGTGATCTACTTAACAGGAGACGAGTCTTTGGTGGGCGAGTATACGGACAGAGTTAACAAAATCTTCGATCGCTCTCCTGCTCGTTCACGATATTCAGCAGAACTAACACTGAAGGATAATTTAGGGCAAATAGAAAATACTGAGATAACGGGACAACTTCTCGATGTCAAGAAAGAAATATACCGTTTTCCTAGCGTAGCCGTTGATGTGTTGAGTATTTGCTACGGTATTACGATCCCCAGTGTATGGACAATGATAGAAGAACTGCACAAGACACAACGGATCAGTCATGAAGATGCCCACCACTTGACTGTACTGATCAGCATCTCGGCGGAGCTACGGTTAAGAACGTACATTGTCAATAGAGGACAGAAGGACAGAATGTCTCCTCTTACTGAGATGAAAATCCAACTGGATAAACATGACGTAGATGACACTTTGCTTCAGAACGTTTTCTTCATACCGGACTCAAAAATGCTTTACAGGTACTATTATACCTCCAACCCATTAAAAAGATGCATAATAGATGCAGTGGTAAATGAAAGCCCAACGGTAAATATATTCCCAACAGCCATCTATGACAACTCATCTTTAACAAGAGGCCGCATAGCACAACAGCTGTTCCATTTAGATGCCTCCATATGTCACCTGGAAACAGCACTGAAAGAGGCGGGCAGGGATGAGAAAAAGCAATTCAAAGTACTTTTCGAACTAGGCAATGTCTTGCAACTTCACGGTGACTTTGAGAAAGCGATGTGCCGCTACAGACAGGCACAAAAAACGTATGGAGACAACAAAGTGCGTCCGGAAACCGTCGGATTATTTCAAAGTATTGGGTCATGTTGGAGTAACCTTGGTGACCAGAGAAAAGCTATAAGTTATTGCGAACTGTCACTGAAGATGTGGAAAGCTATCTATGGGAAATCAACAGCGCATCCTGACATTGCTTCATTATTTAACAACATTGCCTCATATTGGAATAAGCTTGGTGCTCCGAGGAAAGCTATCAGTTATtgcgaacagtcactgaagatgcaAAAAGCTATCTATGGCGAAACGACAGCACATCCCGATATTGCTAAATCACTTCACAACATTGGAGCATGTTGGAGTGACCTTGGCGATCAGAGGAAAGCTATCAGTTATTACAAACTGTCACTGAAGATGAGGAAAGCTATCTATggtgaaacaacagcacatcacGACATTGCTTCATCATTTAACAACATTGGAAACTGTTGGAGTAATCTTGGCGATCAGAGGAAAGCTATCAGttattacgaacagtcactgaagatgcgAAAAGTTGTCTATGGTAAAACAACAGCACATTCCGACATTGCTTCATCACTTCACAACATTGGAGCATGTTGGAGTTACCTTGGCGATCAGAGGAAATCCTTCagttattatgaacagtcactgaagatgatgaaagctatctatggcgaaacaacagcacatcccgacACTGCTTCATCACTTAACAACATTGGAGCATGTTGGAGTTCCCTTGGCGATCAGAGGAAAGCTATAAGTTAtcacgaacagtcactgaagatgaggaaatgtatctatggtgaaacaacagcacatccccACATTGCGTCATCATTAAACAACATTGGGGGATGCTGGGCTAACCTTGGCGATCAGAGAAAAGCTATCAATTATTTAGTACCGTCTCTGAAGATGAGAAAAGCTGTCTATGGCAAAACAACAGCACATCGCGACATTGCATCATCACTTAACAACATTGGATACTGCTGGGGTGAACTTGGCGATCAAACGAAATCTATGAGTTATTTCGAACAGTCATTGAAAATGAGGAGAGCTGTCTATGGTGAATCaacagcacatcccgacattgcttTATCACTTAACAACATTGGGTCATGTTGGAGTTACTTAGGCGGTCAGAGGAAAGCTATCAggtatcatgaacagtcactgaagatgatgaaagctatctatggcgaaacaacagcacatcccgacattgcttTATCCCTGAACGCTATTGGGCAATGTTGGAGTGACCTTGACGATCAGAGGAAAGCCATCATTTATttcgaacagtcactgaagatgcaaaaagctatctatggtgaaacaacagcacatcccgaTATTGCTTTTTCGCTTAGCAACATTGGAGCATATTGGAATAAGCTTGGTGCTCAGAGGAAAGCTATCagttatcatgaacagtcactgaagatgaggGAAGCTATCTATGgcgaaacaacagcacatcctgacattgccccTTCGCTACACAGCATTGGAACATGTTGGAGTGACCTTGGCGATCAGAGGAAAGCCATCAGttactacgaacagtcactgaagatgatgatAGCTATCTATGgggacaacacggcacatccgaaCATTGCAGTGGCACTAAGAAACATTCGAGCATGCGAGAGTGCCCTCCGCGGTTAGAGCAAAACCGTCACCAAAGATAAGCCCACTACATACGTACAGAAGCACCACGACACATTCCCCGTTTGTATTCGCTTCCCTGagggtggagtgacgcccaccgaacctgtttggctaatctgtcaaaaagtgtgccaaaaacgcACAAGGATTTGGTGCGCCGATGTGCCAGTATCTGCTTATTTGCCCCCAAGAGCCATATTTTTTACTGCAATTTCTACATCAATCTATGGAAGATAGTATACTCTACAGATCACATAGTATGGGATATACTCTTTAATTTAGAGTCTTTGGTGGAATTTGTAACTCTTAGAACATATATTGACAATGTATGGATTATAACATGTCAGTATTTGAAATGGTTGCAACAAATGAAGGGTTCAGAGAGCTTGtaatttatatataatatatcatCTAATGAGATAGAGAAGTGAAAGTAATTGCTGAGATCCGTTCT
Protein-coding regions in this window:
- the LOC136437477 gene encoding uncharacterized protein gives rise to the protein MARTDQDRQNTIARLQETERAFLMNTCNLDCEPCPYSSIIDHMQELKNTRVRVKSQLDKIHQEHNPYQYDEDDPVVREVEIKRGEAIKNLFKGITVHRQGFIQVLTDECIGKLGPLPCRNAFIGLGSQATGLVTPYSDLEFAILIEEGKDDDDTRRYYLNLTHYLHLKVINLGETILPAMAIPSLNDFLSEDPEKDWFFDSVTPRGFAFDGFMPWASKTPFGRDETKSKRSVSLIQTPAKLAEYQHLHIAVAEGYHLSDILRRVIYLTGDESLVGEYTDRVNKIFDRSPARSRYSAELTLKDNLGQIENTEITGQLLDVKKEIYRFPSVAVDVLSICYGITIPSVWTMIEELHKTQRISHEDAHHLTVLISISAELRLRTYIVNRGQKDRMSPLTEMKIQLDKHDVDDTLLQNVFFIPDSKMLYRYYYTSNPLKRCIIDAVVNESPTVNIFPTAIYDNSSLTRGRIAQQLFHLDASICHLETALKEAGRDEKKQFKVLFELGNVLQLHGDFEKAMCRYRQAQKTYGDNKVRPETVGLFQSIGSCWSNLGDQRKAISYCELSLKMWKAIYGKSTAHPDIASLFNNIASYWNKLGAPRKAISYCEQSLKMQKAIYGETTAHPDIAKSLHNIGACWSDLGDQRKAISYYKLSLKMRKAIYGETTAHHDIASSFNNIGNCWSNLGDQRKAISYYEQSLKMRKVVYGKTTAHSDIASSLHNIGACWSYLGDQRKSFSYYEQSLKMMKAIYGETTAHPDTASSLNNIGACWSSLGDQRKAISYHEQSLKMRKCIYGETTAHPHIASSLNNIGGCWANLGDQRKAINYLVPSLKMRKAVYGKTTAHRDIASSLNNIGYCWGELGDQTKSMSYFEQSLKMRRAVYGESTAHPDIALSLNNIGSCWSYLGGQRKAIRYHEQSLKMMKAIYGETTAHPDIALSLNAIGQCWSDLDDQRKAIIYFEQSLKMQKAIYGETTAHPDIAFSLSNIGAYWNKLGAQRKAISYHEQSLKMREAIYGETTAHPDIAPSLHSIGTCWSDLGDQRKAISYYEQSLKMMIAIYGDNTAHPNIAVALRNIRACESALRG